One window from the genome of Anopheles merus strain MAF chromosome 3R, AmerM5.1, whole genome shotgun sequence encodes:
- the LOC121596700 gene encoding transmembrane protein 184C isoform X2 produces MVTARILWMVPIYALNALLCLIYPRKSIYMDSIRECYEAYVIYNFMKYLLNYLNLEMDLERALEFNTQTHHFIPCCCLSTWQMGREFVHNCKHGILQYTVVRPLTTVVACICQLNHVYGEGQFRASVAFPYLVFINNCSQSIAMYCLALFYRATRNELRAMRPLPKFFCIKAVIFFSFFQSVIIYFLVYYGIIKDIFDSNTSEFESQLELSTKLQNFLICIEMFLAALAHHYSFSHHPYVLNIPVGLIARGSINGSSATGGGGGGAAGSGSQPWYSGLLTMLDISDVRQDVSEHLGEVGSSLSRRFRGRAVYDMAPGSSRTCDMNISGTEREFLVQQEGANGSNILASQCYQSGLYYSATGAYPGGQAKASGSGTIAPRYGALDSGISIVRPKAEKLVETPNEGAPPKEINIFNQFPSTKALNLTLSKTPSYENLISLKSDTDPATTSRAAGARKANVAKQRSSGGRRPPDNSNSESSSSQRQMQRSESNGSDWLSTPDDELGIDVKGLSTDNININPDSNRKA; encoded by the exons CG GATCCTATGGATGGTACCGATCTACGCACTAAATGCG CTGCTTTGCTTAATCTACCCTCGCAAATCGATCTACATGGACAGTATACGCGAGTGTTACGAAGCGTACGTCATCTACAACTTCATGAAGTATCTGCTAAACTATCTGAACCTCGAGATGGACCTAGAGCGGGCTCTAGAGTTTAACACGCAAACGCATCACTTCATACCGTGCTGCTGTCTCTCGACCTGGCAGATGGGCCGCGAGTTTGTGCACAACTGCAAGCACGGTATACTGCAGTACACGGTCGTACGCCCACTGACCACTGTCGTTGCATG CATCTGCCAGCTGAATCATGTGTACGGGGAGGGTCAGTTCCGGGCATCGGTGGCATTCCCGTACCTGGTGTTCATCAACAACTGCTCCCAATCGATCGCCATGTACTGCCTGGCACTGTTCTATCGAGCGACTCGCAATGAGCTGCGCGCGATGAGACCGTTGCCAAAGTTTTTCTGCATCAAAGCGgtcattttcttttccttctt TCAAAGCGTCATCATCTACTTCCTCGTGTACTACGGCATCATCAAGGACATCTTCGACAGCAACACGTCGGAATTCGAATCCCAGCTGGAACTGTCGACGAAGCTGCAAAACTTTCTCATCTgcattgaaatgtttttgGCCGCACTGGCCCACCACTACAGCTTCTCGCACCATCCGTACGTGCTGAACATTCCAGTCGGCCTGATCGCAAGGGGCAGCATCAACGGGAGCAGTGCGacgggcggtggtggtggcggtgctgcgggCAGCGGGTCCCAACCCTGGTACAGCGGTCTCCTGACCATGCTCGACATATCCGACGTGCGGCAGGACGTGTCGGAGCATCTGGGCGAGGTGGGCAGTTCGTTGAGCCGACGGTTTCGGGGCCGGGCGGTGTACGATATGGCTCCGGGTAGCAGTCGAACCTGTGATATGAACATTAGCGGCACGGAGCGTGAATTCCTGGTGCAGCAGGAAGGCGCCAACGGGTCAAACATCCTAGCCAGCCAGTGCTACCAGAGCGGCCTGTACTACAGTGCAACGGGCGCGTATCCCGGCGGACAGGCGAAAGCCTCCGGCAGTGGTACGATCGCACCACGCTACGGTGCACTCGACAGTGGCATCAGCATCGTACGACCGAAGGCGGAAAAGCTTGTCGAAACACCGAACGAAGGTGCGCCGCCGAAAGAGATTAACATTTTCAACCAATTCCCCTCGACGAAAGCGCTCAATCTAACGCTCAGCAAAACGCCCAGTTACGAAAATTTGATTTCGCTCAAAAGCGACACCGATCCGGCCACGACGTCACGGGCAGCTGGCGCCCGCAAAGCGAACGTAGCGAAGCAGCGAAGCTCGGGCGGCAGGCGACCACCGGACAATAGCAACAGTGAATCGAGCTCTTCCCAGCGGCAGATGCAGCGCTCGGAGAGCAATGGCAGCGATTGGCTCAGTACGCCCGACGACGAGCTGGGCATCGACGTGAAAGGGCTCAGTACGGACAATATTAACATTAACCCGGATAGCAATCGGAAAGCGTAA
- the LOC121596700 gene encoding transmembrane protein 184C isoform X3 codes for MAGIGDRALSWILWMVPIYALNALLCLIYPRKSIYMDSIRECYEAYVIYNFMKYLLNYLNLEMDLERALEFNTQTHHFIPCCCLSTWQMGREFVHNCKHGILQYTVVRPLTTVVACICQLNHVYGEGQFRASVAFPYLVFINNCSQSIAMYCLALFYRATRNELRAMRPLPKFFCIKAVIFFSFFQSVIIYFLVYYGIIKDIFDSNTSEFESQLELSTKLQNFLICIEMFLAALAHHYSFSHHPYVLNIPVGLIARGSINGSSATGGGGGGAAGSGSQPWYSGLLTMLDISDVRQDVSEHLGEVGSSLSRRFRGRAVYDMAPGSSRTCDMNISGTEREFLVQQEGANGSNILASQCYQSGLYYSATGAYPGGQAKASGSGTIAPRYGALDSGISIVRPKAEKLVETPNEGAPPKEINIFNQFPSTKALNLTLSKTPSYENLISLKSDTDPATTSRAAGARKANVAKQRSSGGRRPPDNSNSESSSSQRQMQRSESNGSDWLSTPDDELGIDVKGLSTDNININPDSNRKA; via the exons GATCCTATGGATGGTACCGATCTACGCACTAAATGCG CTGCTTTGCTTAATCTACCCTCGCAAATCGATCTACATGGACAGTATACGCGAGTGTTACGAAGCGTACGTCATCTACAACTTCATGAAGTATCTGCTAAACTATCTGAACCTCGAGATGGACCTAGAGCGGGCTCTAGAGTTTAACACGCAAACGCATCACTTCATACCGTGCTGCTGTCTCTCGACCTGGCAGATGGGCCGCGAGTTTGTGCACAACTGCAAGCACGGTATACTGCAGTACACGGTCGTACGCCCACTGACCACTGTCGTTGCATG CATCTGCCAGCTGAATCATGTGTACGGGGAGGGTCAGTTCCGGGCATCGGTGGCATTCCCGTACCTGGTGTTCATCAACAACTGCTCCCAATCGATCGCCATGTACTGCCTGGCACTGTTCTATCGAGCGACTCGCAATGAGCTGCGCGCGATGAGACCGTTGCCAAAGTTTTTCTGCATCAAAGCGgtcattttcttttccttctt TCAAAGCGTCATCATCTACTTCCTCGTGTACTACGGCATCATCAAGGACATCTTCGACAGCAACACGTCGGAATTCGAATCCCAGCTGGAACTGTCGACGAAGCTGCAAAACTTTCTCATCTgcattgaaatgtttttgGCCGCACTGGCCCACCACTACAGCTTCTCGCACCATCCGTACGTGCTGAACATTCCAGTCGGCCTGATCGCAAGGGGCAGCATCAACGGGAGCAGTGCGacgggcggtggtggtggcggtgctgcgggCAGCGGGTCCCAACCCTGGTACAGCGGTCTCCTGACCATGCTCGACATATCCGACGTGCGGCAGGACGTGTCGGAGCATCTGGGCGAGGTGGGCAGTTCGTTGAGCCGACGGTTTCGGGGCCGGGCGGTGTACGATATGGCTCCGGGTAGCAGTCGAACCTGTGATATGAACATTAGCGGCACGGAGCGTGAATTCCTGGTGCAGCAGGAAGGCGCCAACGGGTCAAACATCCTAGCCAGCCAGTGCTACCAGAGCGGCCTGTACTACAGTGCAACGGGCGCGTATCCCGGCGGACAGGCGAAAGCCTCCGGCAGTGGTACGATCGCACCACGCTACGGTGCACTCGACAGTGGCATCAGCATCGTACGACCGAAGGCGGAAAAGCTTGTCGAAACACCGAACGAAGGTGCGCCGCCGAAAGAGATTAACATTTTCAACCAATTCCCCTCGACGAAAGCGCTCAATCTAACGCTCAGCAAAACGCCCAGTTACGAAAATTTGATTTCGCTCAAAAGCGACACCGATCCGGCCACGACGTCACGGGCAGCTGGCGCCCGCAAAGCGAACGTAGCGAAGCAGCGAAGCTCGGGCGGCAGGCGACCACCGGACAATAGCAACAGTGAATCGAGCTCTTCCCAGCGGCAGATGCAGCGCTCGGAGAGCAATGGCAGCGATTGGCTCAGTACGCCCGACGACGAGCTGGGCATCGACGTGAAAGGGCTCAGTACGGACAATATTAACATTAACCCGGATAGCAATCGGAAAGCGTAA
- the LOC121596700 gene encoding transmembrane protein 184C isoform X4 → MVILWMVPIYALNALLCLIYPRKSIYMDSIRECYEAYVIYNFMKYLLNYLNLEMDLERALEFNTQTHHFIPCCCLSTWQMGREFVHNCKHGILQYTVVRPLTTVVACICQLNHVYGEGQFRASVAFPYLVFINNCSQSIAMYCLALFYRATRNELRAMRPLPKFFCIKAVIFFSFFQSVIIYFLVYYGIIKDIFDSNTSEFESQLELSTKLQNFLICIEMFLAALAHHYSFSHHPYVLNIPVGLIARGSINGSSATGGGGGGAAGSGSQPWYSGLLTMLDISDVRQDVSEHLGEVGSSLSRRFRGRAVYDMAPGSSRTCDMNISGTEREFLVQQEGANGSNILASQCYQSGLYYSATGAYPGGQAKASGSGTIAPRYGALDSGISIVRPKAEKLVETPNEGAPPKEINIFNQFPSTKALNLTLSKTPSYENLISLKSDTDPATTSRAAGARKANVAKQRSSGGRRPPDNSNSESSSSQRQMQRSESNGSDWLSTPDDELGIDVKGLSTDNININPDSNRKA, encoded by the exons GATCCTATGGATGGTACCGATCTACGCACTAAATGCG CTGCTTTGCTTAATCTACCCTCGCAAATCGATCTACATGGACAGTATACGCGAGTGTTACGAAGCGTACGTCATCTACAACTTCATGAAGTATCTGCTAAACTATCTGAACCTCGAGATGGACCTAGAGCGGGCTCTAGAGTTTAACACGCAAACGCATCACTTCATACCGTGCTGCTGTCTCTCGACCTGGCAGATGGGCCGCGAGTTTGTGCACAACTGCAAGCACGGTATACTGCAGTACACGGTCGTACGCCCACTGACCACTGTCGTTGCATG CATCTGCCAGCTGAATCATGTGTACGGGGAGGGTCAGTTCCGGGCATCGGTGGCATTCCCGTACCTGGTGTTCATCAACAACTGCTCCCAATCGATCGCCATGTACTGCCTGGCACTGTTCTATCGAGCGACTCGCAATGAGCTGCGCGCGATGAGACCGTTGCCAAAGTTTTTCTGCATCAAAGCGgtcattttcttttccttctt TCAAAGCGTCATCATCTACTTCCTCGTGTACTACGGCATCATCAAGGACATCTTCGACAGCAACACGTCGGAATTCGAATCCCAGCTGGAACTGTCGACGAAGCTGCAAAACTTTCTCATCTgcattgaaatgtttttgGCCGCACTGGCCCACCACTACAGCTTCTCGCACCATCCGTACGTGCTGAACATTCCAGTCGGCCTGATCGCAAGGGGCAGCATCAACGGGAGCAGTGCGacgggcggtggtggtggcggtgctgcgggCAGCGGGTCCCAACCCTGGTACAGCGGTCTCCTGACCATGCTCGACATATCCGACGTGCGGCAGGACGTGTCGGAGCATCTGGGCGAGGTGGGCAGTTCGTTGAGCCGACGGTTTCGGGGCCGGGCGGTGTACGATATGGCTCCGGGTAGCAGTCGAACCTGTGATATGAACATTAGCGGCACGGAGCGTGAATTCCTGGTGCAGCAGGAAGGCGCCAACGGGTCAAACATCCTAGCCAGCCAGTGCTACCAGAGCGGCCTGTACTACAGTGCAACGGGCGCGTATCCCGGCGGACAGGCGAAAGCCTCCGGCAGTGGTACGATCGCACCACGCTACGGTGCACTCGACAGTGGCATCAGCATCGTACGACCGAAGGCGGAAAAGCTTGTCGAAACACCGAACGAAGGTGCGCCGCCGAAAGAGATTAACATTTTCAACCAATTCCCCTCGACGAAAGCGCTCAATCTAACGCTCAGCAAAACGCCCAGTTACGAAAATTTGATTTCGCTCAAAAGCGACACCGATCCGGCCACGACGTCACGGGCAGCTGGCGCCCGCAAAGCGAACGTAGCGAAGCAGCGAAGCTCGGGCGGCAGGCGACCACCGGACAATAGCAACAGTGAATCGAGCTCTTCCCAGCGGCAGATGCAGCGCTCGGAGAGCAATGGCAGCGATTGGCTCAGTACGCCCGACGACGAGCTGGGCATCGACGTGAAAGGGCTCAGTACGGACAATATTAACATTAACCCGGATAGCAATCGGAAAGCGTAA
- the LOC121596700 gene encoding transmembrane protein 184C isoform X5, with protein MVPIYALNALLCLIYPRKSIYMDSIRECYEAYVIYNFMKYLLNYLNLEMDLERALEFNTQTHHFIPCCCLSTWQMGREFVHNCKHGILQYTVVRPLTTVVACICQLNHVYGEGQFRASVAFPYLVFINNCSQSIAMYCLALFYRATRNELRAMRPLPKFFCIKAVIFFSFFQSVIIYFLVYYGIIKDIFDSNTSEFESQLELSTKLQNFLICIEMFLAALAHHYSFSHHPYVLNIPVGLIARGSINGSSATGGGGGGAAGSGSQPWYSGLLTMLDISDVRQDVSEHLGEVGSSLSRRFRGRAVYDMAPGSSRTCDMNISGTEREFLVQQEGANGSNILASQCYQSGLYYSATGAYPGGQAKASGSGTIAPRYGALDSGISIVRPKAEKLVETPNEGAPPKEINIFNQFPSTKALNLTLSKTPSYENLISLKSDTDPATTSRAAGARKANVAKQRSSGGRRPPDNSNSESSSSQRQMQRSESNGSDWLSTPDDELGIDVKGLSTDNININPDSNRKA; from the exons ATGGTACCGATCTACGCACTAAATGCG CTGCTTTGCTTAATCTACCCTCGCAAATCGATCTACATGGACAGTATACGCGAGTGTTACGAAGCGTACGTCATCTACAACTTCATGAAGTATCTGCTAAACTATCTGAACCTCGAGATGGACCTAGAGCGGGCTCTAGAGTTTAACACGCAAACGCATCACTTCATACCGTGCTGCTGTCTCTCGACCTGGCAGATGGGCCGCGAGTTTGTGCACAACTGCAAGCACGGTATACTGCAGTACACGGTCGTACGCCCACTGACCACTGTCGTTGCATG CATCTGCCAGCTGAATCATGTGTACGGGGAGGGTCAGTTCCGGGCATCGGTGGCATTCCCGTACCTGGTGTTCATCAACAACTGCTCCCAATCGATCGCCATGTACTGCCTGGCACTGTTCTATCGAGCGACTCGCAATGAGCTGCGCGCGATGAGACCGTTGCCAAAGTTTTTCTGCATCAAAGCGgtcattttcttttccttctt TCAAAGCGTCATCATCTACTTCCTCGTGTACTACGGCATCATCAAGGACATCTTCGACAGCAACACGTCGGAATTCGAATCCCAGCTGGAACTGTCGACGAAGCTGCAAAACTTTCTCATCTgcattgaaatgtttttgGCCGCACTGGCCCACCACTACAGCTTCTCGCACCATCCGTACGTGCTGAACATTCCAGTCGGCCTGATCGCAAGGGGCAGCATCAACGGGAGCAGTGCGacgggcggtggtggtggcggtgctgcgggCAGCGGGTCCCAACCCTGGTACAGCGGTCTCCTGACCATGCTCGACATATCCGACGTGCGGCAGGACGTGTCGGAGCATCTGGGCGAGGTGGGCAGTTCGTTGAGCCGACGGTTTCGGGGCCGGGCGGTGTACGATATGGCTCCGGGTAGCAGTCGAACCTGTGATATGAACATTAGCGGCACGGAGCGTGAATTCCTGGTGCAGCAGGAAGGCGCCAACGGGTCAAACATCCTAGCCAGCCAGTGCTACCAGAGCGGCCTGTACTACAGTGCAACGGGCGCGTATCCCGGCGGACAGGCGAAAGCCTCCGGCAGTGGTACGATCGCACCACGCTACGGTGCACTCGACAGTGGCATCAGCATCGTACGACCGAAGGCGGAAAAGCTTGTCGAAACACCGAACGAAGGTGCGCCGCCGAAAGAGATTAACATTTTCAACCAATTCCCCTCGACGAAAGCGCTCAATCTAACGCTCAGCAAAACGCCCAGTTACGAAAATTTGATTTCGCTCAAAAGCGACACCGATCCGGCCACGACGTCACGGGCAGCTGGCGCCCGCAAAGCGAACGTAGCGAAGCAGCGAAGCTCGGGCGGCAGGCGACCACCGGACAATAGCAACAGTGAATCGAGCTCTTCCCAGCGGCAGATGCAGCGCTCGGAGAGCAATGGCAGCGATTGGCTCAGTACGCCCGACGACGAGCTGGGCATCGACGTGAAAGGGCTCAGTACGGACAATATTAACATTAACCCGGATAGCAATCGGAAAGCGTAA